AAGTACACTCCTGTAAAATACTCTCCAAATGCCTCTTCAATATCTTCATGCCTCCTCACAGTAAACCCATTAACATCAGCAATTTCAACAAtggaattcttttttttcctttggctAGCACTTGCATGAAAAAACTTAGTATTACGATCCCCAAGTTGCAGCCAATGGGCCTTAGCTCTTTGCCTCCACCAACAATTCTCTTGTTCCAACAACTCTTCCAACTTCCTATTCACCTGTCTTATTTCATCTACATTCAAAGGcccttcatcttcttttaattcttttagtTTCTCAGAAAATCTCTTGATCTCACTCCCTCTCATTGAATTCTTACCCATATACCATTTTCTGAGAGCCTGACTGCAAGACTTCAGGCACCTCTGAACACTTAAGAGACtacctctctttctcttctcctcctTCCAAACCTCTTTCACAGTATCTCCACATTCATTTTCCTGATCCCAGCTCATTTCATAACGAAAGGGTCTCTCAAATCTTCCTTTCAAAGTATTGTCATTATAACAAGATAGTAAAATAGGAAGGTGGTCAGAACTCCATGCAACCAGAGTTTCAACCTCCACCCTACTGTAACCCCTTCTC
The Juglans regia cultivar Chandler unplaced genomic scaffold, Walnut 2.0 Scaffold_23466, whole genome shotgun sequence genome window above contains:
- the LOC108995126 gene encoding uncharacterized protein LOC108995126 — protein: MEEFRNALSRGGLSDLGWRGNKYTWSNGHSDGSFVKERLDRAVANQEWRRGYSRVEVETLVAWSSDHLPILLSCYNDNTLKGRFERPFRYEMSWDQENECGDTVKEVWKEEKRKRGSLLSVQRCLKSCSQALRKWYMGKNSMRGSEIKRFSEKLKELKEDEGPLNVDEIRQVNRKLEELLEQENCWWRQRAKAHWLQLGDRNTKFFHASASQRKKKNSIVEIADVNGFTVRRHEDIEEAFGEYFTGV